Proteins from a genomic interval of Drosophila melanogaster chromosome 2R:
- the E(Pc) gene encoding enhancer of polycomb, isoform A: protein MSKLSFRARHLDPSKQMPIYLAEELPDLPEYSAINRAVPQMPSGMEKEEESEHHLQRAICTGLIIPTPEVLQTDQPFYDAYYPPDYKMPRQMIHMQPLGLDTEVPDYDMDSADEDWLSQQQRLELTELKFEQMMDRLEKSSGQTVVTLNEAKSLLNQDDETSISVYDYWLNKRLKMQHPLILTVKTESRPGASSNNPYLAFRRRTEKMQTRKNRKNDEASYEKMLKLRRDLQRATTILEMVRRREETKRDHLKMTVNIFEKRVEMRDFNGAVYSELNSQYKNTRPAYNPLYTNQYSQGAAAVGTAGAILAALPTGLLPGGAGAAGNANVFGSASQYLNSSNLTMDAISGSGNGNSSRKEKRPYKKRKHKLPRDKQQHQQQQTQQHQQQQYLPASGGAGVSPAHHLPHHLHHLSRQQSASPAANDSIADSEEEDYFGAGAQNGNKLGSESEEETPFAFRRRSSCVYLPTRQRDGRYPWDSADEDMAPSGACSDAKYRYTLTSLNYPRPRCIGFARRRLGRGGRILLDRATTNFDDFWSQLDYTVMESVTVNKCRDKIKQRDPDQLCKPSSPPTVVDLVPAGKPVDGEHPVPELIKEEPSSDTEKPVAATESGRESKERELEEKFENDVDDEFVASDDENVSRLGIYSSAVTLPQSCADLRQKRRRLRRKKQQLRELNAAKRLKRSSEAVATAEDVQLEDEDTKPDLRPLPRAYLQRLALILGQKLKVEEDDNTEVSENVAPELLEMNDPEQLQPPRANHQQHHRSNHNNNNNTVLNNNNSSSSNVMNKDVSISEKINVIKQEAEELVGGKCEDQPVASTSAAAAAARAAEAAAAAEAASSTTTLAAPNPGPSLEEVAKTIKREMIDADDSNEPLSSIRTAAVMLSTQTSVSELMDDEAEDDVNLAQLSSIIRHTAVKKELEAQQHQQQVQHEQMQAARKMEEDEAAPCLNQLPDVIRLRNIRNSQVHARPKDLFVQAPVDEEFNADYMGGLSPTSSQRLDICNELLSEIRRDWLHFRPKTPTDELSDSQDCEVGKTCDSHAVDWTQDTPISVELNRLGKREAEESDSSSYFLSSGFKYRDLESDAQLLQTVQAQDYARGSSKSPNCSGSGSGSALEFNLSGGDSLNDINNLLGCDDEDDNHEHMLDNILQECAMDDPKALNQATNFWNGILDGEAAVDEVEMADQLLDCIDEKKSKVGAADTSKRAGRNRKARLIQAPVGSSAFTVCPTAETLKERELFFSQAPPVEVPPKEKTPAEVELPEVVVKETANLPVKVEAVEKPQSEVLPVAPQPQQLQPQAITLPTTQLINIPAQISTQKQHQQPQVTQLLNQFANAGPQIIARTEYGGGAAVGDIVTITPHTGSSPLPTLTAQQQLQHQLAQAQLRNVTVQQRQATPQNPNQNQNPQQQLLFQMQRDPSRSLTPLQAAGAGATGNHLIYTTSCGEIVTAGAAASASQKVTYAIQKAGVSSGGATTASIGPNTVITLSNVKVQNDDISSGGSGNSGSSVNIINTASGQQLAVHSIAGMQQQGQQQVQQVTTSTPLLVATPTRNNVQQQQQQLVQQQPIVWRQVSGTNTAVATTAVLSTTVDSSPKAVTNQILWTSRATQKRQLNGPENTDINKLLLNRKLPRKQQIQQQHQQIQLTKQQLQQLVQHEELDDLVATSTGNSGDQMETGDGLQQQQQQQQQQQQLQKLSKVIKMSQFPLLVSDVSLQQQQSVSGQAQQQQLKPNSAAAIAANHNYSLHPASTAIITAQATPQQANKIFLTSSNSGGGGSAGNFTIATASELQAAAAGQKLHYKELPNSNLKLNFVSSAGTGEQTQQVGATTVLLNKSQQQQQQQQHQKLKTLATTGNSQTGQGDKRVLYTSLLNVKPLQKNNSGQMQMQLGPGGLQQVLRGRLNNSAIITRTLPLGTTVNSTGGAVGPTTTTIRQLVTTNANNVSSQDGNLLSAKEVGKALTVEQVIASANNGGVVLPTSNNNNNNNGSGAGGNGGPLNSGVNATGAGGGGSTGAGVGGAGVTSTINR from the exons ATGTCCAAGCTGTCGTTCAGAGCCCGCCATTTGGATCCGTCCAAGCAGATGCCCATCTACTTGGCGGAGGAGCTGCCCGACCTCCCCGAGTACTCAGCCATCAACCGGGCAGTGCCTCAAATGCCCAGTGGCatggagaaggaggaggagtcG GAGCACCACTTGCAGCGAGCGATATGCACGGGTCTGATCATCCCCACGCCCGAGGTGCTGCAGACGGATCAGCCCTTCTACGATGCCTACTATCCGCCGGACTACAAAATGCCCCGCCAAATGATCCACATGCAAC CTCTTGGGCTGGATACCGAGGTCCCTGACTACGACATGGACAGTGCCGATGAGGACTGGCTCAGTCAGCAGCAGCGCCTGGAGCTTACCGAACTCAAGTTCGAGCAGATGATGGACCGGCTAGAAAAGAGCTCCGGCCAAACGGTGGTCACGCTGAACGAGGCCAAGTCGCTGCTTAACCAGGACGACGAGACCAGCATATCCGTCTACGATTACTGGCTGAACAAACGCCTCAAGATG CAACACCCGCTGATCCTCACTGTGAAAACTGAGAGTCGACCAGGCGCCAGCTCCAACAATCCGTACTTGGCTTTTCGTCGTCGCACCGAGAAAATGCAAACCCGCAAAAATCGAAAGAACGATGAGGCCTCCTACGAAAAGATGCTCAAGCTGCG ACGTGACCTGCAGCGCGCCACCACTATACTGGAGATGGTGAGGCGACGCGAGGAGACGAAGCGCGATCATCTCAAGATGACGGTGAACATCTTCGAGAAGCGCGTTGAGATGCGCGACTTCAACGGTGCTGTCTACTCCGAGCTGAATTCTCAGTACAAGAACACAAG ACCCGCGTATAATCCATTGTATACGAATCAATACTCACAAGGGGCGGCGGCGGTGGGAACGGCTGGTGCCATTCTAGCCGCCCTGCCCACGGGTCTGCTGCCGGGCGGTGCTGGAGCGGCAGGCAATGCAAATGTCTTCGGCTCAGCGTCCCAGTACCTGAACTCGTCGAATCTGACAATGG ATGCCATCAGTGGCAGTGGGAATGGAAACAGCAGTCGCAAGGAGAAGCGTCCATACAAGAAGCGCAAGCACAAATTGCCCCGCGacaagcagcagcaccagcagcagcaaacgcagcagcaccagcaacaacagtatTTGCCGGCGTCTGGTGGCGCCGGAGTCTCGCCCGCGCACCACCTGCCCCACCATCTGCACCACCTCAGCAGGCAGCAGAGTGCCTCGCCGGCAGCCAACGACTCGATTGCGGacagcgaggaggaggactactTTGGCGCCGGTGCCCAGAATGGAAACAAACTGGGCTCCGAGAGCGAGGAGGAGACGCCGTTTGCATTTAGGCGCAGATCAAGCTGTGTTTACCTACCG ACTCGACAACGAGATGGCCGCTATCCGTGGGACTCAGCCGACGAGGATATGGCGCCCAGTGGTGCTTGTTCGGATGCTAAATACCGTTACACACTGACCTCCCTCAATTATCCCAG ACCACGCTGCATTGGCTTCGCACGTCGTCGATTGGGTCGTGGCGGTCGCATCCTGCTGGACCGGGCCACAACGAATTTCGACGACTTTTGGTCGCAGCTTGACTACACGGTGATGGAAAGCGTGACGGTCAACAAATGTAGGGATAAAATCAAGCAACGGGATCCCGATCAGCTGTGCAAGCCCAGCTCACCGCCCACGGTGGTAGATCTGGTTCCCGCTGGAAAGCCCGTCGATGGTGAGCATCCTGTTCCTGAACTGATAAAGGAGGAGCCGTCAAGCGATACAGAAAAGCCTGTTGCTGCGACGGAATCTGGGCGGGAGAGCAAAGAACGGGAGCTTGAGGAGAAATTTGAGAACGATGTAGATGATGAATTCGTAGCCAGTGACGATGAGAATGTGTCACGGCTTGGAATCTACAGTTCAGCGGTTACGTTACCCCAAAGTTGTGCTGATCTTCGCCAGAAACGTCGCCGCCTGCGTCGCAAGAAGCAACAGTTGCGAGAACTTAATGCCGCAAAGCGTCTAAAGAGGTCTTCGGAAGCGGTGGCAACCGCTGAAGATGTTCAACTGGAGGACGAGGATACTAAACCAGATCTGCGTCCATTACCCAGGGCTTACCTTCAGCGTTTGGCATTGATTCTGGGACAAAAACTAAAGGTGGAAGAGGATGATAACACGGAAGTTTCCGAGAATGTGGCGCCAGAGTTGCTGGAAATGAATGATccggagcagctgcagcccCCGCGAGCCAATCATCAGCAACACCACCGTtccaaccacaacaacaacaacaataccgtgttgaacaacaacaatagtagtagtagtaacGTTATGAATAAGGATGTTAGCATTAGCGAAAAAATCAATGTGATAAagcaggaggcggaggagctCGTCGGCGGCAAATGCGAGGATCAACCGGTAGCTTCCACCTCGGCGGCAGCGGCCGCCGCTCGTGCCGCTGAAGCAGCCGCTGCAGCGGAGGCAGCCTCATCGACAACCACTCTTGCGGCACCGAATCCGGGTCCATCGCTGGAGGAGGTGGCGAAGACGATAAAGCGCGAGATGATCGATGCCGACGACTCCAACGAGCCCCTGAGCAGCATTCGTACAGCAGCTGTCATGCTGTCCACGCAGACCTCTGTCTCCGAACTCATGGACGATGAAGCTGAGGACGATGTCAATCTCGCCCAGCTGAGCAGTATCATCCGGCATACGGCGGTCAAGAAGGAACTGGAGgcccagcagcaccagcaacaagTACAGCATGAACAGATGCAGGCCGCCAGGAAGATGGAAGAGGATGAAGCCGCTCCCTGTCTGAACCAGCTGCCTGACGTGATTCGCTTGCGAAATATCCGCAACAGCCAAGTGCATGCGAGGCCGAAGGACCTGTTTGTACAAGCTCCTGTTGATGAAGAATTCAATGCAGACTACATGGGTGGACTGTCGCCCACTTCCAGCCAGCGGCTAGACATCTGCAATGAGCTGCTTTCGGAGATCCGGCGCGATTGGCTACACTTCCGGCCCAAAACTCCCACAGATGAGCTGTCCGATAGCCAAGATTGCGAAGTGGGTAAGACGTGTGATAGTCACGCTGTCGACTGGACGCAGGACACGCCCATAAGTGTGGAACTCAATCGCTTAGGAAAGCGAGAAGCAGAGGAAAGCGATTCTAGCTCGTACTTTTTGAGCAGTGGCTTTAAATACAGGGATCTCGAGTCAGATGCCCAATTGCTGCAAACGGTCCAAGCTCAGGACTACGCTCGAGGCAGCAGCAAGAGTCCAAACTGCTCTGGGTCAGGCTCAGGATCTGCGCTAGAGTTTAATCTCAGTGGTGGTGACTCCCTAAACGATATCAACAACTTGTTGGGCTGTGACGACGAGGACGACAACCACGAGCATATGCTAGACAACATCCTGCAGGAGTGCGCCATGGATGATCCCAAGGCATTGAACCAAGCTACTAATTTTTGGAACGGTATCCTAGATGGCGAGGCAGCCGTGGACGAAGTGGAAATGGCCGATCAGCTGTTGGATTGTATAGACGAGAAGAAATCTAAGGTGGGTGCAGCCGATACATCGAAGCGCGCGGGTCGCAACCGCAAGGCAAGATTGATCCAAGCTCCAGTGGGTAGCTCCGCATTTACTGTGTGTCCCACGGCGGAGACTCTGAAGGAACGTGAACTTTTCTTTAGTCAAGCTCCGCCTGTTGAAGTCCCGCCCAAAGAGAAAACGCCAGCAGAAGTTGAACTGCCGGAAGTTGTGGTCAAGGAAACAGCGAATTTGCCTGTGAAGGTTGAGGCGGTTGAGAAACCCCAGTCGGAGGTTCTTCCCGTTGCCCCACAGCCGCAACAGCTTCAGCCGCAGGCTATTACTTTGCCCACGACGCAGCTGATCAACATACCCGCCCAGATAAGCACGCAaaagcagcatcagcagccaCAGGTGACGCAATTGCTCAATCAGTTTGCCAACGCTGGTCCGCAGATCATCGCCCGCACAGAATAcggcggaggagcagctgtGGGCGATATAGTGACCATAACCCCGCACACGGGGAGCAGTCCACTCCCCACACTCACCGCccagcaacaactgcagcaccaATTGGCACAGGCTCAACTCCGAAATGTGACCGTCCAGCAGCGACAGGCGACACCTCAAAACCCCAATCAAAATCAGAATCCCCAGCAGCAGTTACTCTTCCAAATGCAGCGGGATCCCTCGCGCTCCCTGACGCCCCTACAAGCTGCCGGCGCTGGCGCCACTGGCAACCATTTGATCTACACAACAAGCTGCGGCGAGATTGTCACAGCAGGAGCTGCAGCTTCTGCGTCTCAGAAGGTCACATATGCCATCCAGAAAGCCGGTGTCTCAAGTGGAGGAGCAACCACCGCCTCAATTGGACCCAACACAGTAATCACGCTGTCCAATGTAAAGGTGCAGAACGATGATATCTCCTCTGGTGGTAGTGGCAACTCAGGATCCAGTGTGAACATCATCAACACGGCCAGTGGCCAGCAGTTAGCCGTGCACAGCATTGCCGGTATGCAACAGCAGGGCCAGCAACAGGTGCAACAGGTGACCACCAGTACGCCTTTGCTTGTCGCCACACCCACTCGCAACAatgtgcagcagcaacagcagcagttggTGCAGCAGCAACCGATTGTTTGGCGGCAGGTGAGCGGAACGAACACGGCGGTGGCCACCACAGCAGTGCTCTCCACCACGGTGGACTCCTCGCCGAAGGCGGTAACCAACCAGATCCTCTGGACCAGCCGGGCCACGCAAAAAAGGCAGCTCAACGGGCCAGAGAACACAG ACATCAACAAACTTCTTCTCAATCGGAAGTTGCCGCGCAAGCAGCaaatacaacaacagcaccaacAGATTCAACTGACAAAGCAGCAGCTTCAACAATTGGTGCAGCATGAGGAGTTGGATGACTTGGTGGCCACATCGACGGGCAACAGTGGCGATCAGATGGAAACCGGCGACGgcctgcaacaacaacagcaacagcagcaacaacagcagcagctgcagaagCTCAGCAAGGTGATCAAGATGTCGCAGTTTCCACTGCTCGTGTCGGATGTAagtctgcagcagcagcagtcggtGTCTGGCCAAgctcagcagcaacaattaaAGCCCAACTCTGCGGCGGCGATTGCAGCTAATCACAACTACAGCCTGCACCCTGCCTCAACGGCGATCATCACCGCCCAGGCGACACCCCAGCAGGCCAACAAGATCTTCTtgaccagcagcaacagtggTGGCGGCGGATCCGCTGGTAACTTTACCATCGCCACTGCCAGCGAACTGCAGGCGGCGGCAGCCGGCCAAAAGCTTCACTACAAGGAGCTGCCCAACTCCAACCTCAAGCTGAACTTTGTGAGCAGTGCAGGGACGGGTGAGCAAACGCAGCAGGTGGGCGCCACAACAGTGCTGCTGAACAAAtcccaacagcagcagcaacaacagcagcatcaaAAGCTGAAAACGTTGGCCACTACAGGAAATTCTCAAACTGGCCAGGGCGATAAGCGAGTGCTGTACACCAGTCTGCTGAATGTGAAACCGCTGCAGAAGAACAACAGTGGTCAGATGCAGATGCAACTGGGACCGGGAGGATTGCAACAGGTGCTCCGTGGACGACTCAACAATTCAGCGATCATTACTAGAACGCTGCCGCTGGGCACAACTGTTAACAGTACCGGCGGTGCTGTAGGTCCTACCACCACGACTATTAGGCAGTTGGTTACCACGAATGCGAACAACGTGAGCAGCCAAGATGGCAACCTACTTAGTGCAAAGGAAGTGGGGAAAGCCCTGACAGTGGAGCAGGTGATAGCCAGCGCTAACAACGGAGGAGTTGTGCTGCCcacgagcaacaacaataataacaacaatggcaGTGGAGCTGGCGGAAATGGAGGACCTTTGAACAGCGGTGTCAATGCCACAGGAGCTGGCGGAGGAGGATCTACAGGCGCGGGTGTTGGGGGAGCTGGTGTGACGTCAACCATCAACAGATGA